From the genome of Globicephala melas chromosome 16, mGloMel1.2, whole genome shotgun sequence, one region includes:
- the ZNF485 gene encoding LOW QUALITY PROTEIN: zinc finger protein 485 (The sequence of the model RefSeq protein was modified relative to this genomic sequence to represent the inferred CDS: inserted 2 bases in 2 codons; deleted 2 bases in 2 codons; substituted 3 bases at 3 genomic stop codons), producing MSALQQNTSERSDLGEQTKSVMMERGLDWEGRSCIEKTHYKCKECGKVFKYNSSFISHQRNRTAEKPHKCKECGIAFMSSSSLLKHHKIYIGKKCFRCVKCGKFLKKQSTFVNHQKIHSREKLHKCNECGKXFRNNSILLSHQRLHIGXKPYKYNDCGKAFAQNSGLAHYVKIYSGEKPFKCNECGKTFRDNSALLXHQRIHTGEKQYQCNECGKCLFRKSSSHVSHQRMHTGEKPYLCSKCGKXRYSSSFAGHQKTHSGNKPHQXTPLHQCNDRGKAFSKSSALTEHQRILTGEKPYCCKKCGESFRHSSGLAEHQKIHTGEKPYECNECGKAFPQNSNLKQHKKIHNKEPSNVVSLVNHAEIVYSFLTLKEETFNKLYT from the exons ATGTCAGCCCTACAGCAAAATACTTCTGAGAGATCTGATTTGggagaacaaacaaaaagtgtcATGATGGAAAGAGGCCTGGATTGGGAAGGCAGAAGTTGCATAGAGAAGACACACTATAAATGCAAGGAATGTGGGAAAGTCTTCAAATATAATTCCTCCTTTATTAGCCACCAGAGAAATCGTACTGCTGAGAAACCCCataaatgtaaagaatgtgggaTAGCCTTTATGAGCAGCTCATCCCTTTTAAAGCATCATAAAATTTACATAGGCAAGAAATGTTTCAGATGTGTTAAATGTGGGAAA TTTCTCAAGAAGCAGTCAACATTTGTTAATCATCAGAAAATTCATTCTAGAGAGAAACTCCATAAATGCAATGAATGtggaa ttttcagaaataattctATTCTTTTAAGTCACCAGAGACTTCATATTGGTTAGAAACCCTACAAATATAATGATTGTGGGAAAGCCTTTGCTCAGAATTCAGGCCTTGCTCATTATGTGAAAATATATAGTGGAGAGAAGCCAtttaaatgtaatgaatgtgggaaaacttTCAGGGATAACTCAGCTCTCTTGTAACATCAGAGAATACATACTGGTGAGAAACAGTATCAGTGTAATGAATGTGGAAAATGC TTATTTAGGAAAAGCTCAAGTCATGTTAGTCATCAAAGAATgcatacaggagagaaaccttatcTCTGTAGTAAATGTGGAA TCAGGTATAGCTCATCCTTTGCTGGACATCAGAAAACTCATAGTGGAAATAAACCCCATCAATAAACCCCATTACATCAATGTAATGACCGTGGGAAAGCCTTTAGCAAGAGCTCAGCCCTTACTGAACATCAGAGAATTCTTACTGGAGAAAAGCCCTATTGCTGTAAGAAATGTGGGGAATCCTTCAGGCATAGCTCTGGCCTTGCTGAACATCAGAAAATCCATAcaggagaaaaaccttatgaatgtaatgaatgtgggaaggCTTTTCCTCAGAATTCAAACCTCAAACAACATAAGAAAATTCATAACAAAGAGCCATCAAATGTAGTTAGTTTGGTAAATCATGCAGagatagtttattcctttttgacCCTCAAGGAGGagacattcaataaattataCACTTAA
- the ZNF239 gene encoding LOW QUALITY PROTEIN: zinc finger protein 239 (The sequence of the model RefSeq protein was modified relative to this genomic sequence to represent the inferred CDS: inserted 3 bases in 2 codons; substituted 3 bases at 3 genomic stop codons), whose translation MLENYSHLVLVGDLNENSVENQQXKDLGYLLPEXLSSWQILEEMSSTITGSQDXIVNXSVYRNPELDVPPCQKWGEASSHISKNKSSLVTLQSDDLKNMESEEYLFLKVPSQMATQDSVTFCKNEPQDPQESKILFVTEESTERKISESKSPPIDHCSENLQNKLVSDVKEVVSPSFRGETICQIGQSKESLDPFDCKHKDICGWKSWVISCSHQRAHAEEKPCTHYDCGKICTTSPGGHPGEKIHTAEKLYRCSQCGRDFSERSELVLHQRDHTEEKPYRCDQCGKGFTRSSSLLIHREVHADEKPYKCDKCGKGFTRSSSLLIHHSVHTGEKPYKCDKCGKGFTQSSKLHIHQRVHTGEKPYECGECGMSFSQRSNLHIHQRIHTGERPYKCGECGKGFSQSSNLHIHRCSHTGEKPYQCYECGKGFSQSSDLRIHLRVHTGEKPYHCGKCGKGFSQSSKLLIHQRVHTGEKPYECSKCGKGFSQSSNLHIHQRVHRKDPHXVRSSIACLYSEDLNIFNITLSFIFSGYSKSYSDNFPHWKTI comes from the exons ATGCTGGAAAACTACAGTCACTTGGTCTTAGTGG GAGACTTGAATGAAAATTCTGTGGAGAATCAACA AAAGGACTTAGGTTATCTCTTACCTGAATAGCTTTCCTCCTGGCAAATATTGGAAGAGATGTCCAGTACAATAACTGGGAGTCAGGATTAAATTGTGA CTTCAGTGTACAGGAACCCTGAACTAGATGTTCCCCCTTGTCAAAAGTGGGGAGAAGCATCTTCTCatatttccaaaaacaaaagcagtttGGTGACTCTTCAGAGTGATGATTTAAAAAACATGGAAAGTGAagaatatttgtttttgaaagtCCCAAGCCAAATGGCCACACAGGACTCAGTGACATTCTGTAAGAATGAGCCCCAAGATCCTCAGGAAAGCAAAATTCTGTTTGTAACTGAAGAAAGCACTGAGAGGAAAATCTCAGAGAGCAAAAGTCCTCCCATCGACCATTGTTCAGAGAACCTTCAAAATAAACTTGTGTCTGATGTAAAAGAAGTGGTCTCGCCCTCATTCAGAGGTGAGACAATATGCCAGATTGGCCAGTCGAAAGAATCCTTGGATCCCTTTGACTGTAAACACAAGGACATTTGTGGTTGGAAGTCATGGGTGATCAGTTGTAGTCATCAGAGAGCTCATGCAGAGGAGAAGCCCTGCACCCATTATGACTGTGGGAAAATATGTACCACCAGCCCAGGTGGTCACCCAGGTGAGAAAATCCACACTGCTGAGAAACTATACAGATGTAGTCAGTGTGGTAGGGACTTCAGTGAGCGCTCAGAGCTAGTCCTTCATCAGAGGGATCACACAGAAGAAAAGCCCTACAGATGTGATCAGTGCGGGAAGGGCTTCACAAGAAGCTCAAGTCTCCTTATCCACCGCGAAGTCCATGCAGATGAGAAGCCTTATAAGTGCGACAAGTGTGGGAAGGGCTTCACGAGGAGTTCAAGTCTGCTCATTCATCACTCAGTCCACACAGGCGAGAAGCCTTACAAATGTGACAAGTGCGGGAAGGGCTTTACTCAGAGCTCCAAACTGCACATCCACCAGCGAGTgcacactggagagaagccctatgaGTGCGGGGAGTGTGGTATGAGCTTCAGTCAGCGCTCCAACCTGCACATCCACCAGCGCATCCATACGGGGGAGAGGCCCTACAAGTGTGGAGAGTGTGGGAAGGGCTTCAGTCAGAGTTCAAACCTTCACATCCACCGATGCTCACACACGGGGGAGAAGCCTTACCAGTGCTATGAGTGTGGGAAGGGCTTCAGCCAGAGCTCAGACCTCCGCATCCACCTCAGAGtccacactggggagaagccCTATCACTGCGGCAAGTGCGGGAAGGGATTCAGCCAGAGCTCCAAactcctcatccaccagagagtccacactggagagaagccctacGAGTGCAGCAAGTGTGGGAAGGGCTTCAGCCAGAGCTCCAACCTCCACATCCACCAGCGGGTCCACAGGAAAGATCCCCATTAAGTGAGGTCTTCAATCGCATGCTTGTACTCTGaagacttaaatatttttaacatcacTCTTAGTTTTATATTCTCAGGATATAGTAAGAGTTATTCAGATAACTTCCCTCACTGGAAAACCATTTAA